From the Armatimonadota bacterium genome, the window GGGTTGGGCATAGAGTGGAACTCGGTGGCACTGAACACCAGCTCGTTGTCCGCCGTGAACATGTTATTGGGGATGTCTATCTCTGCGTTCAGGGCAAGCGGGGCAAAGGGGAGTTCGTCGGGGAAGCCCAGCACCTCCAGATGCGCATCTTTGTTGGGACCAACAGGAGCTTGCGCTTTGCGGATGGGTGCGGTAGAGGACTTATTCGCCTCATTCTTATCGTCCTGTGAGATGGTGGTCACGTCGTCGTCCTTGGTGTCGCCTCCCTGAGGGTCCTTGATCTTGCCTGTTTTGCTGCGCGTGCCTCCCTGGTGCGTCAGGCGCAGGGTGTGGCTCAGCTCGTGTTTCATCGTGCTCACAGGGTTTTTCTTGTCATCGTCGTTAAACCCCCATCCCTTCTTGAAGTCCGGGTCGATGACTACCGAACGCTTCGTGACCTCACGGTTTTTGTCGATGTTGTCGAAAGTGGTGTGCGCACCACCTCCTCCCGACTTGCCGGTTTTGATTTCGATGTCGTGATCGCTGGCTGTGCCCTCCTCGAATTCCCAACCTGTGTCTGCTTTGACACTGTTCCAGTTGTCCATCGCCTCCTTGACGATGTCCTTGAGTTTCTTCCCACCGAACTCTTTGTTGGCGTCGGCGGCGTTGACGTGTACCTTCAGCTTGCGCTTCTGGCCTTTCCAGTCCCACGTGTCGTTGATGCCAGCGAAGGACGGGAAGACGAAAGTGCACACTACCGCCAGCATGGCGATAACGTACAGGACTGCACGAACACGGGTTCCCATTGCAAGAGCCTCCTTAGAGATTTGCTCTGCTGCAGGCTTTGTGCAAAACACCAGCAGTAGAGGATGTTTTTTTCCATAACTATATACTGCAAGAATCGTACCACTCATGCGATTTTTGCGGATATTTCAACAAAATTTTAGAAAATTACTGGTTGCGAAGGTATTTTCTATCTTATGCTGCTATCTTCTGTGTCTCCAGCTGCCGCCTTCGCCAGCCTGTCCGCAATCTGGTTCCGTGAACGGGGGATATGTTGCACGCTCGCGCTCTTGAATAGCCTCAGCAGTGCTCTGGCGCGGTGGAAAAGGGGTTGCAGGTGGGGGGAGTGTACACCATACAGCCCGTTGATCTGCCGCGCCAGCAGCTCACTATCGGTGTACACCTCTACGGTATCTGCACCCAACGCACGTGCCTCCTCCAGCGCGCGAATCAGCGCACGGTATTCAGCAACGTTGTTGGTGGTCTCCCCGATGGATTCGCTAATCTCTTTCAGCGGTTCGCCAGTGTCGTTGCACAACAGCACGCCGATACCCGCCTTGCCCGGGTTGCCGCGCGATGCGCCGTCGATGTACAGTTTCATAGTCCCAGCTTATCCGCGATAGTGGACATAGCGTTTATAACGTTTTGCACGTGCTCGTCGAACGGCACCCCGATCTCCTCTGCCCCTTTGAGCAACTCCTCGCGGCTGACCGCTCGTGCAAAGGCTTTGTCTTTCATCTTTTTGCGCACCGCCGCCACATCTACCTCTGCCAGCTTTTTGTTCGGGCGCACCAGCGCGACCGCCGTTACGAAACCCGTCAGATCATCGCAGGCGAAAAGAGTGTGTTCCATGCGCGTCTGGCGGGGAATACCTGTGTGGTCGGCGTGTGCCCCGACGGCACGAATCACCTCTTCGGGGTAACCCTTCTGCCTCAATATCTGCATGCCCACAAAGGGGTGTTCTTCCAGCGAAGGGTGCTGTTCATAGTCTAGGTCGTGCAGCAATCCGGTGATGCCCCAGAGTTGCTCGTCTTCGCCCCAGAGCCGGGCGTAGTAGCGCATACACGCCTCCACTGCAAGCGCGTGGCGGCGCAGGTTCTCGGATTGCGTGTATTCACAGAGTAAAGCCCATGCTTGCTCGCGGTTCAAAGTGTACCTCCTCTTTTTTGTCTTGCGCAAAGACTACTCTATCCTTACCTTACCCCACTGTGCCCAGTCCCAGCCGTAGTCGCCCAGCGAATCGGTGACCAGGTACAGCAACACCGTCTGCCCCGCCCACGGCGCGAGGGAGACCTCGAACGGTATCCATCCCTTGCCTGCGTTTACCGTTCGGTTCCACACTTCCCTGCCGTTTACCTCCACGCTGAAACGCACGCCGTTGGATTTGCCCTCTGCCCCATCGCGGATGCCTGCCAGACCGCGCAGCGACGTGCCCTGTGCGGGCAGATGGAGCAGGAAGGCGAGGAAGGTTTTGCCGTTGGGTGGGGGGTGGGCAAAAATGCCCTGTTGACTGACCCCGCCGCACACTCCATCGCCCACACTGGCACGCAGGTAACCTGTCGGTTCATGAATCACGCCGTCTATTTCCAGCCCTGTACGAAAGTCCATCTGCCTCAGGTCTAGCGGCAGGGTAACGGGAACACCGTGCGCATAAAGTAGAGCCAGTGTAGAGGGGGCAGGCGGGATAACAAAGCGGTAGCGGTTCGGCGCGACGGTTTGCCAGGTTACCGCTGAGCCGTTTACGTATGCCCACATGGGCGGATGTGGGGAGTACACCTCTATCTGCGCGTTCTGCGCTTCCTGCGCCACCACGCGCGGCCGGCTCCACAAGCCCCAGTCGAAATCAGGAGAGGCGTTTGCGCCCGGGTGCGCTTCCAGGCGGAGGCGCACCTGTTGACCCCGAAACGTGCCTAAATCGAGCGCAATCTGCTCTGGCGTTTTGCCTCGCACGTGCCGCGTTGCCGAAAGGGAAGCGTTTTGCCCGAAGGCGGTCACGGTGAAGGTGATGCCGTCGCTACGAGAGGCAGCGTCAGGCGAGGTGAACCCTAAGCCGCTGCGGAACTGGCATTGCCGGTCGGCGGGAAGGACAAGTGTGAACTCCAGCCATACTCTGCCTCCAGCCTTCGTGCGCCAGGGAGGGTGCATGAAGATGCCGTCGCTGGAAGGACGCGCCACTGCACCTGTCTCATGTTCCACGAGGTATCCTGGCATCCGCTTGCCCAGTCCCTGTCTATCCACCACACAGTGGCTCACGTTGCTCCGCTGCCTCCACAGTTCGGCAACCGCCACCTCACGCGGTGCGAGGGCGAAGCGCGCCCATTCCCCTTCCTGCACTCCCGCGGCGGTGACCATCGTCGTTTCGGGTAGCGCGTGCAGGTGCAGAGCATCCATCTTCGGCGGTTTTGGCAGCCACGGGTAGCTGCTCATCGGGTTCAGCCCCAGTATCTGCCTGCCGTTGTAAGCGAGCCAGCGGGGTATCGAGCCGTTGACCTGTGCCTGTGCCACGCCTTCGATGCGCCGATAGACTGTTGCCCAGCCGGTGCCCGTCTGCGCTTCCAGACATACCCCGCTCTTTTCCTGCCGGTAGCGAGCAAGCCGTCCGTCCGCTGTGCGATAGAGGAAGAGAGTGCTCTTCTCCCACAGGGCGGGAGAGAAATCGGGCAGAGGACGTTTTGCCTGGAACCACTGCATCTCCTTCCATAGCATCTGCATCGTCGCGTCTGGTTGGTCTATCTGTCGCTGCCAGGGAGATGCCAGAGTGGGAATCACCCCCATTCGGTCGTATGCGGCGCGCCATGCGACATAGTAATCCCATATCACCGGATTGGTCATGCCCAGGTAACCGTACAGCGCGGTGTGCGGTGTGAGCAGGGAGGAGCTGACCGGGTGCGCCATGCGTACAGTGTTCATGTCCCACTGGGTATCGGCGTGATTGATACCCCAAACATGGCGCTGGGCGAAGCTCTCGTAGCGGAAGGAGATTTCGTTCAGCCCCTCCCCGGAGAGTGCCACATCGGGCAATGCCTCAACCAGCTCACGGTGCAGGGCGATGTTTCCCTGCATACTGTTCATGCCATCTATCAGTCCGTTGGCATCGTTGTAAATGCACAGGGTCTGGTCCAGGTGCAGGGCGTCGGGCTTCAGCTGGCGACACAGCTCCACCATTCTCTGCACGAACAGCCTGCGCCACGCTGTTGCAGCGGGGTTGATGTAGGCGAACTTGATGGGCGGGTCGGCGCGTTGCCAGTCCCAGTACATAGGCTGTTTACTGAACGGGTCGCGGAAGTGGTACTGCTTCAGAGGTTCGTAATCAGGGTTTTCGGGCGTGCAGCCGAAATAGTTGACGTGCAGCATGATACGGAAGCCCAATCGGCGTGTCCGTTCCATCTGTTCGGTAAAGCCCTCGCGTGGGGTGTAATCGGGGTAGTTGCGGTCGTAGCCATCCTTGCGCCAGTCGGGCACGTAGAGAAGAGTCTGGCGCGGGTTTAGCCGCTTCGCCAGAGCCTGAAGCATCTGCAAGTCGTCCAGACCGGTGATGACCACCGTCTGTATCTCGCGTACCCATGCTGGCTGTGTTTGACGCAAGGCGGCGAGTCCAAACGCTTTTTCCGCCCATTCTCGGTACATTGCCGCGCCGTGCAGCCAGCTGCCTGCGTAGGGACGGATGCGCCAGCGCACTGATTCCGCCTGTTGCACCTTCTCGAAGGGGGCGGTGCACCATGTTTCGAAGCCTATCCAGAACTGCCCTTCGCGGTGTTGCACGAAGAGACGTTTAAACCGTTGCGCGTTGTCTTCGGCATGGATCAGCACTCCACCACGCTTGCCCTGTATCAGCAAGAACTGCGCTTCCCAGGTCATCGGGTAGTCGAACTGCATTGGCTGGTAATCGCTCTCCTTGCTGAAGCGCAAACCGCTGTAGCCCGGCACCAGCAACTCCACCTCATCGGGTACGACCATACCCCATTGCAAGCCCACCAGCCCGGGCGATGCACACTGTGCTTGCTGTGTAACCAGCGCGTCTCCGTTCGGCAGTGCAGTCAGGCGTGTGTGTAGAGCGTGTGTACCGAGCTGACTGCGCCACCGAAGGGCGACGGTAACCTCCTGCGTTGAGGCTTTTTGTTGTACCTGGGCGCGTTCATTCCACAGGTCGCCGCTCTGCTGATGGCGGATGCCCGTCAGGGGCGGTA encodes:
- the rnhA gene encoding ribonuclease H; its protein translation is MKLYIDGASRGNPGKAGIGVLLCNDTGEPLKEISESIGETTNNVAEYRALIRALEEARALGADTVEVYTDSELLARQINGLYGVHSPHLQPLFHRARALLRLFKSASVQHIPRSRNQIADRLAKAAAGDTEDSSIR
- a CDS encoding HDIG domain-containing protein; this translates as MNREQAWALLCEYTQSENLRRHALAVEACMRYYARLWGEDEQLWGITGLLHDLDYEQHPSLEEHPFVGMQILRQKGYPEEVIRAVGAHADHTGIPRQTRMEHTLFACDDLTGFVTAVALVRPNKKLAEVDVAAVRKKMKDKAFARAVSREELLKGAEEIGVPFDEHVQNVINAMSTIADKLGL